GCAATAGTATCCGAGCCTTTGTAGCACGTTCGGTAGGGCCAGGTACTTATAAATCGACAGTAGATAACCCAACAGCCTTTTTGGGGTCTCAAACGGGCGATATGAAACTAGAGCTCAACACCGAAATACGAGCCAAACTTAATGGCTTTATCCAGGGAGCAATGTTTGTCGATGCAGGTAATGTGTGGATTTATAAAAATGAAGATTTATATGGCAAAGACGGTTTGTTTGGGTCAGATTTTTACAAACAACTTGCTATAGGAGCAGGCTTGGGTATTCGCTTCGACTTTACGTATTTGCTACTCCGCTTTGACCTAGCTACGCCACTACACAAGCCCTATTTGGCCGAAGGCGAGCGTTGGGTTATCAAAGATATCGACTTTGGGAGTTCGGCATGGCGAAAAGAAAACCTAATTTTGAACATAGCAATGGGCTTGCCTTTCTAATCGAAGGATTTGTGAGACAATTAGTCTAACTTAGAATAGTGATATTATTACGGATATATCATATTTGCGAAAAAAGGCGTTTAACTTTACAATAAACTTTTTTAATTAAAAAACTGCGACTATTTTTGTAGTCTAGTTTCTGATAACGAGTATAATAAATATATAGCAATGAATCGCAAAAATATCTTAGCCATCGCGGCAGTAGCCTTGTTAGCTGTAGCTTGTGACTACCAAAAAAACAACAAAATCAAGCAAAAAGATCTTCGTCTAAACGATGAATATGTTTATGGCGTTCACCCTGATAGTGTTGCTCGTCAAACGAAGAATACTTATACTGCAAAACCTGAAAATGAGGTAAGAGCAGCTAAAATTCGTGAAAAATTATTCGGAGCGTCAGGTACTGTTGCTCAGGGTAACTAATCCCAACAAGGTGTATTCTCTTAAAATATATACTTAAAAAGCGTTGCGACCTGTGTTTGTAACGCTTTTTAGTTTGAAGGAAAAAATTGTCTATCTGTACTTACACCCATTCCTTCAATTGTTTAAACCCCCTCTGTATCAAATATGAATATTGCACTAGTAACAGGCTCGGCTGGATTAATTGGTAGTGAAGCCGTGTCATTTTTCTCTGAAAAATTTGACCTTGTCATTGGTATTGATAATAACATGCGTCAATATTTTTTTGGACAGGAAGCATCTACTGCTTGGAATCGCAATCGCCTTGAAGAACAATTTTCTAATTATAAACACTACCAAGCAGATATTCGTGAAGTGCCTCAATTAGAGGTTATTTTCAAGGAATATGGTAACGACATCAAGTTAATTCTTCATACTGCTGCACAACCCTCGCACGACTGGGCTGCCAAAGAGCCATTTACAGATTTTACTGTAAATGCCAATGGTACACTAAATATGTTGGAAATGACTCGCCAACACTGCCCTGAAGCTGTTTTCATTTTTACATCAACCAACAAAGTATATGGCGATAACCCTAATTACTTGCCGTTGATTGAAACTGAAACTCGTTGGGAAATTGATGCCAGTCACCCTTATTTCAAAAATGGTATCGACGAGCAGCACAGTATCGACCACACCAAGCACTCGTTGTTTGGGGCATCGAAGGTAGCAGCCGATATTTTAGTACAAGAGTATGGCCGTTATTTTGGCATGAAAACAGGTGTATTCCGTGGCGGATGCCTTACTGGCCCCAACCACTCAGGTACACAATTGCATGGTTTTTTGGCATACCTAATGAAGTGTGCTATCACGGGCAATCACTATACAATTTTTGGCTATCAGGGCAAGCAAGTGCGTGACAATATTCACTCGTACGACCTTGTTAATATGTTCTGGCATTTCTACCAAAACCCACGTGTAGGCGAGGTCTACAACGCTGGTGGTGGGCGTTTTGCCAACTGCTCGATGCTTGAAGGTATTGCTATTTGTGAAGAAATCACTGGCAAAAAAATGAATTATAGCTACTCAGAAACCAATCGTATTGGCGACCATATTTG
The DNA window shown above is from Flectobacillus major DSM 103 and carries:
- a CDS encoding NAD-dependent epimerase/dehydratase family protein; this translates as MNIALVTGSAGLIGSEAVSFFSEKFDLVIGIDNNMRQYFFGQEASTAWNRNRLEEQFSNYKHYQADIREVPQLEVIFKEYGNDIKLILHTAAQPSHDWAAKEPFTDFTVNANGTLNMLEMTRQHCPEAVFIFTSTNKVYGDNPNYLPLIETETRWEIDASHPYFKNGIDEQHSIDHTKHSLFGASKVAADILVQEYGRYFGMKTGVFRGGCLTGPNHSGTQLHGFLAYLMKCAITGNHYTIFGYQGKQVRDNIHSYDLVNMFWHFYQNPRVGEVYNAGGGRFANCSMLEGIAICEEITGKKMNYSYSETNRIGDHIWYISDLSKFKAHYPTWNWTFGLHETLQQIHDGISSRL